The Aspergillus nidulans FGSC A4 chromosome VIII genome contains the following window.
tatTCTGCCGGATTCCTCGATCATTGTAGCTGCGCGGTCTGCGACATCCAACATCTGCCTGAGCCGGAGACTGTGCTCGTGCGCCGTGATAGCGTCTAATGTAGGGACTGTATATGACGGGCCTGGCCGGGCTGACAACGTTCGGGGAATTCCAAATGTTAAGAAATGGCACGCTTTGACGGAGAGCGCGAGCCGGATATCGAACTCTGTCTCGCAGTAaatgagcagcagaagccgCACGATCTCAGGCAGTCCGCTCCGGCTGCCAGGCTCTTCGTACAGCCTCCACGAAGCGTGCATCCGGTCCCGAATTGCCCCATGGATGATGCGAACCCCCTTAAAGGTGGACCTCTTGCTCTTAGAACCCTCCATGCTAATATTGACGTTCGAGGGGCCGCCGCTCCCCGACGCACCCACTGTGAACGTCTTGCCCGAGGTGATTTCCTGCTCCGATACCTCCATCCGGTCCGCCTGCGGCATGATCCCGCGGATGTTAGGCGCCTCGCTGCCGCGAGAGTCAAGGTTGACGTCGACCTTGGCATACCGTATACGATGGTCCATGGAGTACGGCCGCATAAAGTTGAGCTTAATCTGCACCTCGTGCATGTCCCTGCCTTCGTGGAAGATTGGCCGGATGGATTCAAGCTTGGCGTCAAAGCTGATATCGTGGTTGTCGTACCGGGCGAGGGTGAAGCCGTCCCCGTTATCTCGCTGGACCCCAGCCCAGAGGTTAGGGTGGGCTTGGATGGGGATCTCCTGCGTGGTCTCCCTGTCTTGCCTGCGCGTTTCCTCTCGACTCGTCAGTCCTTTGATCGTCAGTTCActcctggttcttcttctcgcgAGCATATTGTCCTTGATCGCTGGCCGCGTTTCTCCATTGGTCATTCCCTCCTCAGTTGTCGCCTCGTCAGTCACCAGGATTGCCTCGGTGTCTGTTGTATTGCGTGCCTCTTCTGCCCtattctgctgctcgttATGTGTCTCGACCAGCCGATCTTCGGCCGTTTTGTCAGCTATGTCTTCGACCCTATCCTCTATCCTATCCTCTACCTCGTTGTCCACCTTGTCCCCCACCCTACCGCCCTGACCATTGACCTCattctccgtctcctccCTCGCCTCGTCTGCGTGATTATAACCTAACCGCTCTTCGACCGTGTTTCCCACACTCgccccatcatcatccttgtcCTCGCCTGTCTGACCAGCTGGGTCTGCTGTATCATCAGTTTCACCGTTTGCAGGTCGGGCGGCCGGTGACCTTGAACGTCCTCTGGTGGTCCCGTCCTTCATCTGAAGTGCTTCCACTAGCTCTTCAGCCCCAGTCTCTTTAGCTAACTGCAACGCCGTCAACCCGTCCTGGTCCTTGATCTCGACGTCTGCCCCATTCTCCATCAGCATATCCACCGCTTCAACCCATCCGTAACGGCAGACCAGATGCAGTACTGTATGGCCCCGTCCATCCCTCAAATTCACATCCGCCCCGTACCTCAGCAGCACCTCCATCGCCTCGAGACTCTCACTGACCACGCACATATGCAGCGCCGAGTGGCCCAGATCATCCACCGCGTCAACTGCCGCTCCATTCTGCAACAATGCCTCTACCAGCTCTGCGCACCCGGCGACGGTAGCCTTGTGCAGCGCCGTCTTTCCCATCCCATCGCCCAAGCCAATCTGCGCCCCATTCTGCAGCAGTAGCTCCACCGTGCTAATccattcttcctctcctcgcTCGGCGATGAGATGCAGGGCCGTCACGCCCTCCTCATTCACGCAATTCACATCAACCCCTGCATCAATGAAGAAACTCACCGCAGTCCGAAGGTCAAATGCCGACCCTCTTCTCTCGGAGCAGACGACATGCAGCGGCGTGTTCCCACGTCGATCGCGCGCGCCTTTCAGTTCTGGGCCATGGCGGAGAAGCAGCGCGATCATGTCCCTCGTGCCGCTGGCGCACGCACGGTGCAAGGGTGTGCGCCTACTGCTGTCCGTGCAGTCGAGACTCGCTCCGTCGGAGATCAGCTTCTCGACTGCGAGGAGCAATTTCTCTTTAGCTTCCTTGGCAGGCGGCGTTGATGCGGCAagcttgaggatgaggttgttgaatTTACTTGTTGGCGATATTGGCTGCCCTTTGGGCGAGCGATTCTGGTCATAGTTTGATTAGCCAAAAAACACTTCCCCATTTTTTGaaatttttcttttattttttctttacATAGAGTAGTATACTTACAATCACTGCCGTGCGTTGAGGTGTAAGAGAACCATCCGACTCTGCGCTCGTTTGGCCAGGCGACTGCGGCTCGATCAGCAGTATACTCGACGGCTCTGCATCCATCCCAACGGCTTCAACCTCTCTTGCGTCCACTTCGCTTTTTTGCAGTGTAGTCTCCGGCATGCTATCGCTAACATTGACAGTCAGAGTGCCATTCATTCTCTGATCCCAAAATTCTGAATTAAATTTTTAAGTGATGCGGTCTTAAAATGTGAAATCGGGAGGCTGGGCCGCGGCTGAACCACTTGGGTATCCGCCGTCGGGTAGATAGGGTATAGATCAACTGTCGTCGAGTCGGTGAAAGGTCTTAGATGCCGATTTTGAATTTGAAGTGGGCTCGCTAACGGTTGTTTCTGAAAGCAGATCGATCCAATTCATAGGGATATTTTACCGAGGATGGAGCGGGATACGGCGTAGAGATCTATGAACCGCTGGGGTAATTTTATATATACCCAACCACTATAAAGCGCCCAGCAGTCATGCCACAGTACCAGTGGCCTGAGGCACTGAGACTGGCCCTCAGTCGCCCATATCCAAGTCCATGACCGTCCAGCGAGCAAGAATAGGAGCCATAGGAACTTCCTGTGGATTTGAGCGCTGTTGTGATATGATGCCGCCGCTACACTGATTCTCAGAATGTCGGGAAATCAAGGAACGATCCCTAAGTTGGTCTTTGGTCCGCTAGCTAGTGATCATACGATTGCGAGACAAGTATACCTACAAAGCACATCATGATATCTGACGTGCAGCATGCCTCTCGAACACGAGATCGTCCGATCGCTAAGGAAAGCGCTGCTTACTCGGTACGGTAATCGATCAGATCATATACCATGTTCCCTATCTGCGGAGCGTCTAAGAATAGATACGCTTCCATTTCATGCGCGCCTCTATTGCCTCTATTTTCTTTTATAGCTCTGTCAGGAACGCTACCGAACGGGCCGTTAAACCCGCATTACATCTTTTGCGATCAAGGACTCAGTATCACTCAGCATATAACTCAGCATATAACTCCGTATATCACTCCGTATATGATCCTTTTTGTCGCGCTTGGCCTAGGAAGGTATAGATTGAGAGTGCCAGGTAAAGGCTTGCCCGACTGCCCAGATCCATGGACAATACCTGTGCTCCAGATTCGCTGAACCACCTCAACATTCTTGGATTGTTCTATGAACTCCAAATTCCTCGTTGACCTTTAATCAGGCACATTGTGACCTCGTTTGCGATACCTGAATGATCAATCAACAATGTAGGCGCAGTGAGGACAGTAAGTACAGTAAGTATAGTAAGTACTCTGTACCGTGGAGGAAATATGAAATGTGCACAATTTGGATGACGCATACAAAGCACGGGAATAACTACGTAACCTACATTGGAAAGTAAGTCAGTCAGCACTCCACTTTGCCCTGCTGGCCAAAGCTCTCACACAAGATATTGTCCACCATTCGATTTACTCCACCTACTCAACTTGTTGAATTGCTCAACTGCTCCTATGCCCAATTGCTCGACTGCCCGATTGCTCGGCTTGCTGGACAGTTCGACTTTGTCTGCAGAATACCTCATCAAATAAGGtgcaagaagaaccagatATCAACATGCATGCATACAGAGACCAACCAGGAACATCCTGATCTAGTGTAGAGCATATTGAATTACGAAGTTTAACGAACCCCGCTGTTCTCCCCCGCTACCTACCTATCTTGGTGTCATACAGATACTTTCAGAGCCTAAGCTGAGCTGAGCGGTTTCTCCCGCGGCAACACAGTACCTATGCACAGTAAGTGGGGTACTTTACCGTCCGTCTACGCTGTGAAGTACGCCTCAAGCCGAATCAAGCCAAATCGCCTGCAAAGCAATGGCGTGCATTACTGGGATCGATTGAGTAGCCAACCTAAATTCAACAATAAGTTGTGTATCAGACAGTTTCCACATGCTGGAAACAAATATGACCCATCATCTCACTTTTGTGGTAAGCAGGGATAAAATACAGCGGCGCCGGCAGCGGCCCCGCCAGAACCGGGGATCGGGGACCTCTACCCTAAGCTTCGGGCTCTGCTGGCGAATCAGATACCGCAGGGTGTGTTCCACTGGCGTTGCGGGACAAAGTACGGAATCCGCTAGAAGTCAGAAGATCACATGGTTCGACTGCTCGAAGAGCTGAATATTCTCGTCGTCATGGTATTCGGCTATATAACCGTAGATACGTATATATGGAGAACTATCCAGAATGATGCGTAAATAGTGCATGGTTGGAAAGATAAAATATGCCGAAACTCCGCCAACACCACGCTCAGTCAAAAGAACAGGAGAGGACAGGACACGCtcgtaaaaaaaaaacaacGAAAGACCCGCTATGACCGATAAAGCAGACCCAACCTAGTGAACCACAGGAATAAATGAAATGAGATGAAAGCGAGTGTCGATGCAGTTTTGTTGAAGTGAGATTTAAGTGAGAGAATGTAAGTGAGATGGACGGATCACCGTCGCAGCCGACCGACCCTGAATGCCGTCAGATCAAGCGATTCCACCGAGCCCTGGTCATCGTCGACCTCGACGGGTCCCTCGTTCGATGCCGGTCGCTTCGGCGACACGGAGGTTTCTGTAATTGTAACTGTGACTTTGGTCGAAGCGTCGGCTTCGAGCTTTTTCTCGTCCAGCTgttccttcttcttcgcctcctgtTCCTCCCGGAGACGCTGGACTTCCTCCGTAGCGAGCTTGAGCAGGACATTGAATCGGTCCCTGACGCTCTCCAGCTCTGAAGCACAGGCCCCCACCCGCAGGAAATGGTACGCTGCTGTCTCGCAGAAGCTATGTGCAAGTTCCAGATTTTTATCTGCAAGGTCAAATGGCGACTCTCTTGCCGCCTGCGGCGGCGCGGGCGGGCCCCGTGTCCGTGCCGTTCGTATACTAGCCAGCAAATCGCTCTCAGGAGCACCTGGATCCAAAGCAGGTAGCATTGTGCGAGCAGTATTCCTCGACGACGATCGCAGGCCACCGACAGCCAGCGGCAGCTGAGCCATCTTGCCCTTGCGTAGATTATTTCGTGCTGTCCCAATATTTCGCACCATTTCCTCTAGCGTCTTCTGAGTATACCCATCGTAGTGAATAATTAGGTTATGTCGCGTACTGATCACCG
Protein-coding sequences here:
- a CDS encoding uncharacterized protein (transcript_id=CADANIAT00002519) — protein: MPTTQMDALGAFTYLSDNLPTWISRLADLSAHTTAKNAEFAEAFKQHSAPSKPRRRRNSSVCSIQADSLAANHSQLGVKRRRQTNDGSIDSCNGPTVISTRHNLIIHYDGYTQKTLEEMVRNIGTARNNLRKGKMAQLPLAVGGLRSSSRNTARTMLPALDPGAPESDLLASIRTARTRGPPAPPQAARESPFDLADKNLELAHSFCETAAYHFLRVGACASELESVRDRFNVLLKLATEEVQRLREEQEAKKKEQLDEKKLEADASTKVTVTITETSVSPKRPASNEGPVEVDDDQGSVESLDLTAFRVGRLRR
- a CDS encoding ankyrin repeat domain-containing protein (transcript_id=CADANIAT00002518) codes for the protein MDAEPSSILLIEPQSPGQTSAESDGSLTPQRTAVINRSPKGQPISPTSKFNNLILKLAASTPPAKEAKEKLLLAVEKLISDGASLDCTDSSRRTPLHRACASGTRDMIALLLRHGPELKGARDRRGNTPLHVVCSERRGSAFDLRTAVSFFIDAGVDVNCVNEEGVTALHLIAERGEEEWISTVELLLQNGAQIGLGDGMGKTALHKATVAGCAELVEALLQNGAAVDAVDDLGHSALHMCVVSESLEAMEVLLRYGADVNLRDGRGHTVLHLVCRYGWVEAVDMLMENGADVEIKDQDGLTALQLAKETGAEELTPRQSW